One Terriglobia bacterium genomic region harbors:
- a CDS encoding AraC family transcriptional regulator: MDEDISLADMASVAYMSRYHFNRTFRAVTGLSPCRFVSKLRVEAATRLLLSSDTSVTEICLEVGYSSLGTFIRRFSGVLGVSPTKLRMLQRSPSKNLLECLQREATPVPLLQAKVVGQVRGPASFSGPIFIGLFPTPIPEGKPVACATILQPGKYSISEVPEGQYYVMALGMPWPRTVDDFFRYESALRGGGQQVTIGSGTVECEDIVLRAPATTDPPVLLNFPFLLGKDGNLRKSA; the protein is encoded by the coding sequence TTGGACGAGGACATCTCGTTGGCAGATATGGCATCGGTCGCATATATGAGCCGGTATCATTTCAATCGCACATTCCGCGCAGTAACCGGCTTGTCCCCTTGCCGCTTTGTCAGCAAGCTCAGGGTTGAGGCCGCTACCCGTTTGCTCCTCAGCAGCGATACTAGCGTGACGGAAATTTGTCTGGAAGTCGGGTACAGCAGCCTGGGAACCTTTATACGCAGGTTTTCCGGAGTGCTGGGCGTCTCGCCGACCAAGCTGCGGATGCTGCAGCGATCGCCGTCAAAAAATCTGCTGGAATGCCTGCAGAGGGAAGCCACGCCGGTTCCTTTGCTTCAAGCCAAAGTGGTCGGACAGGTGCGCGGCCCGGCATCATTTTCGGGTCCTATATTTATAGGCTTGTTCCCAACCCCGATCCCGGAAGGAAAGCCAGTGGCGTGTGCCACGATTCTCCAGCCCGGCAAGTATTCGATATCTGAAGTTCCCGAAGGGCAATATTACGTAATGGCCTTGGGAATGCCATGGCCGCGCACCGTGGATGACTTTTTTCGTTATGAATCTGCGCTGCGAGGCGGCGGCCAGCAGGTCACCATCGGCTCAGGCACCGTTGAATGCGAGGACATCGTGCTGCGAGCCCCGGCCACCACGGATCCCCCCGTTTTGCTCAACTTTCCATTCCTGCTGGGCAAGGACGGCAACCTGAGGAAATCGGCTTGA